AAACTGTtagacactcagctctgctacttctGTGTATAATTGTTATATTGATCCTAGTACCAAAACCATATTAGACACCCAGCCCTGCTATTTCTATGTATGATTATTATTGTGATTCTAGTACTATAAGATCGGTATAACGCATATTACACGCTCAACTCTGCTACTTCTCTATATGATTATTATTCACATGCAGGGGTAACTATATTACAGTATCCATATTAGAACATAATACATTGTTATCCAGATCTGCTACATCCTTGAGTCTCACTCTTTGTTGTCGTTGGTATGACGGTATGTGACCCCACGTTACCCTGTCAGcagatctctccccccccccccctttactgaCAGCTTCTCCCCCTCGCCTATAATCAGGTATTAGGGGATCAGTGCCTTACGTTACTATAACGGTGGAGTTTTTGTAGTTTTGTTGTTATAGTGCGGgtctttgtgtgtgtgtatatcatttacagatgtagcagagctgagtttgtcattcgGCATGACTCCTCTTAATGTCCATGTAAATACAGAGCCCTTTGTCTGGCATTTACGCTTGATTCGGTGGTAGCCCTTTTAGCGGCCGCCTGTCCCGTAGCGTGTATGCGTGTGGCCGGGAATGTGCGTGTAATTGAGCACAACAGGCACACGAGGATCCAAGGCTTCTGATGAAACTGCCTGGTAATACTTTCAGTTCACTCTCCTGACGTTTCCACTTCTggcctgaaggtggcagcagtgagGCGTCCCATTAATCATTTCCTGAAAGCTACACCTATAGTAAAGTCCAATGGTAGATGAGCTGGCGTGACGGTGCTGTATCAACTCCGCTGTGACACACGCATGATTAATTATAGGAAAGCGCTTCAGTCGTCCTATACGGCTAGTTTTTTAGATTCTGCGTAGGCGCCGGACTATTCTTTAAAATTGGGTGATCGTAGGGAAGTATATGGGGTGTGCGTAAAAAGTTCTGAATCGGAGGAGTCCCCTGATTGGGTATCTCTGCTCGGGTAATTGCTTATACATGATCAGAATGCGATCTATCGCTCTCTGTTATAACTGTATGTTGTggtgttcctctattattcctactggaAGTTTATGACTtggggggggtccctgcacagtctgatactatccaatcagtgGTGGCAGTAGCAGGATGAGCAGCCACAGACCTCTCTGACCGGGGTCATGGTGACACACATGACGTTTTAGTACGAATAAtggaggaatggcacaatatacAGTTGTAAGAGTAGATGCTCCATTGGATGGCCGACCTGTGGGGAAAGCTCCTCTTTAATGGCTAGCCTCTGACCGTGGCTTTTCTCCATGTAGAACaaaaaggatcgggcatgttgaactCCATAGGTCCTGCTGAAATCGGCGGGTTCGTCTGACATTATACCATCACACAGTGTATCGGCCATATCTTGAGCAGTTGGGGTTCCTCCATAAGAAATTCTGACTACTTGCCTATATTGCCGGTCGGGAGCCATGCCCGTAGTAGCCTAGCTATGGGATGCCACACAGGCCAGTGGGCTCCAACCTGTgccaaaaactacaactcccatctgtACTTCTCAGGTCAACCTGGGAGTCCCGACGCACTCAAAATATGAAATGaaacaaattcagctctgctacatctgtacactcCTAAATGCCTCCTGCATTTCGGTTTTGACTTTTTACCCCATTAGGCAGAGGGTCACATGAGTGTGCGGTCGCATTGTGTGTGCTTGTCACCTTCCTCACTGATGACCTCGGTCAGAGTTGCAGGCCGCTTGCACAACCCTGCGCGGTGACACAACCCTGCGCGGTGACACAACCCTGCAGTGTCCCTTTTGATGGGGGAGGCATCACCTGTTTCCTGGTTtcatcagaggaaggaggagaaaGCAGCATCCTCCATGTAGAAATAGCAATGTCACAAAGCGCCAGGGTCGCCGAGAGGGCGCAGGGTTAACGAACCGGTTGACCGTTTAATATTAACCTGATGCCGTCACGGGCTTCTCGCATGAGGAACCCGAATGACCGTATGATGCCGCGTGGGTCCGCTGAAGCGGCCCTAATGTTCTGGTGGAGTAGTAGTACCTTCTGACCGTTTAATGGCTAATCTGAAAGTAAAAATAGCGCCGCGCTCTTGTGTAATTTGGGGCCACGTGAGGCTATTTATACACGGGGTTAACTTTGTACTTTGTCACATCAGCAGCTCAGCGACGTGTTCACGTTCCTGGTGGGTTTTATCACAGGACAAAGAACTCTGACGACTATTCACGGAGCATTTCCCCTTAAAGGGTATTCCCATTGGTGGCATAGCGCTAGGAGATGCCATcggtgtcagataggtgcgggacccaccTCTAGGACGCACTCTTATGTCCAGAACAGGAACAACCCCCTCCCCAAGTGAAGGAGAGGGCAGCAACCCTccgttcaccactatgggagttccgaaaatagctgagcttggctgtttctggcagtccaatagagGTGAACGGAAAgcaagctgcgcatgcgcagtgtgctcttcatttcaggggaaattggtgagggtcccacctctgagatcctagcgatgtcccagatgggaatacccctttaaagaggacccatcccctctcctgacatgtctgttttagtaactacatgcattccccatgtaatatcaattctggagcattttttcATTTACCTTTactttgtgccattcctctattattcctcctagaaatgtactggattttaggctagtttcacatctacaGCACAGCTAGGAACAGTCTgccatctcactgcacttactattatccccgggagccgctccgttctcccgttatgccctccggtacctttgctccttaaagggaacctgtcaccggcattttgggtacagagctgaggacatgggttgctagatggccgctagcacatccgcaatacccagtccccatagctctgtgtgcttttattgtgtaaaaaaaaacgatttgatacatatgcaaattaacctgagatgagtcctgtacgtgagatgagtcagggacaggactcatctcagggtaatttgcatatgtatcaaatagttttttttacacaataaaagcacacagagctatggggattgtggatgtgctagtggccatctagcaacctatgtcctcagctctacacacgaaatcctggtgacaggttccctttaagctaaaaATTACCTCTTGGGGAATTGAGCTGTCCCCTTTGATCAAATTATTTAACGGGCTAGTCTGAGATTAGAaaaattttttgttgtttttttgttttttttcagaatagctcctcccccccccccttatccagggctgtgtctggtactgcagctcagccccatccaACTCACAGACAAGGCGCTGTTGCGGCTAAAAACCTACAATCACCCCCATTATGTGCAGGTTGATAACCTCGTTATGTTTCGCTTTCAGAAAAAAAATGATGCTTCAGCACCCAGGACAAGGCTCTGCCTCCGAGGTCAGCGCCTCCGCCACCCTTCCATGTCTGTCACCGACCATGACCTTTGCCTTCGAAGATTTCACCAACTTGACGCCCCTTGTTAAAGAAGAGCTCCGTTTTGCCATTCAGAGCAAGCGTCTTGCCACTCGACCGCCGTGCAGCCTGGACAGCGTGGTGGTCGCCGATAGCCCGATCGAAATGACCGTAACAAAGACAGAGGTAGGTTACACCCGGGGTGAGACATACAGTTAAACAGCATGTATTTTTAGAGATCAGGCTGCCAGAAATGGCGCCACCCCTGTTcgggggttgtgtctggtattgcagctccattAAAATAAATGCGGCTGAAATGCAGTACCAAACACAACCTgttgacaggtgtggcgctgtttctagaaGAAAGCAGCTGGGATTTTCTAAGTACAATCCCTTTAACCCTATATTGTGGCATGTGTAGCCATTGTGTTGGGGGGTCCTCATCCAGCATTAGGGATGTGGTCCCCTAGATCAGGCCGAAGCCCCGATTTTGGCAGAACAGTCCAGTGAACTGGGCCATAAAAGGGGTGGGGTTTATGCAGACTCCACCCACATACTGCAATAATGTAAGCACATAGGGGAGAATTATCAAAACCAGACCAAATCAAAAGTGAAactgttgcccacagcaaccaatcaaattgcgCCTTTTATTTTCAAAAGCCTCTCTGAAACATGAGAgctggaagctgattggttgctatggccactgcatacttttttttttctcccctttgGATTCAACTAACTTTATTTATACAAAGCCGTAGTACTCACCAATGTCCTGTCTGGCTTCTAGTTTGTACCAGTAGAAGACGAAAGAAAACAGCGGAGAAGAGAGCGGAACAAGGTTGCAGCGGCCAAATGTCGAAACAAAAAGAAAGAGAAGACAGACTGTTTACAAAAGGTGAGACGCAACATTACATGAAGTATTATGATTATTGGAGAAAAAATGGCTTCCTTCTTTTAAAACGGCTCCACCCTTGCCCATAGTtggtgtctggtattgcatctcagttccattgaagtgaatgcggctgggctgcaataccagagacaacctgtggacaggtgtggcgctgttcttggaagaaagcagccgttCCTATGATATCACTCTGCAAAGTGGAAAGCTCTGTTATTTCCTAGAGTTTACTTGAGGCCAGGACCGAGATCTCGCTTATTTCTACCCAATGCAGATTGCAGCCATTCGTCACGGTCCCATTTAATTGACATTCCAGAGTATAGGATCCCATGGAACGTATTACAATCCAGCGCACGTAATGGGTTTCACATGTGCCCATCGGTTTTTCAATGGCTTCCTTCTGCATCCATGCCGGCCGCATAGGATGAAAAATATACCTTGGTGCTCGTGTAGTAATCTGTGGGCGCAATATTGATCTATTTATGAACATCTGGCTCCGTTTTTAAGACCCGGCTAGGTAGGTTACACCCAGGGTGAGACATACAGCTCAACAGACTGTATTAGAGATCAGGCGGACTCCCCTGCAtagcggaaacgggacggatccgttttgcagcccatagacttctattatgacagaatgaataacggaaaggcattccgttatgcattccgtcatagaattgcgttatggtccgtggtaacggaatccataacgcaattcaccttttaccaccaaacgaagcgtgaacgaatttcaaaatatgaaattcgctcatctctagttaatacGTGTCCATTTATTGTAATTACCGGTATAATTTTATAGAATATTAGGATGTAATTTAGGATGATGCAAGGGTTAATGGTGGTCTTGGAAGGGGGGAAAAGATCAGGACGTTATCGATAAAATTCTTcttgcagctgccactagggggagcgctGCACACAGGACTTCTACAGCTCTCATTTACCTCAATGATACATTGATAAGCGgcaagctcctcctagtggtgataATGAGAATTACAGCCttaactagattttttttttttttttttccctgatttGCTCAGAGGGGGTTTGCAGGTTCTAGGACGCTCCCACTAAGTGCACCCCTAATATATGTCAGTGCTTACTAGACACTAAacattttcccccctttttttttttgttccaaggAGTCCGAAAAACTGGAATCTATCAATGCGGAACTGAAAGCCCAGATTGAGCAACTGAAGAACGAGAAGCAGCACTTAATCTACATGCTGAACCTCCACCGACCCACCTGCATAGTCCGCGCCCAGAACGGCAGGACGCCCGAAGACGAACGGAACCTCTTCATTCAGCAGATCAAAGAAGGGGCCCTGCAGAACTTGGTGACGGAGGGCGTAAACTGAGCGGctctctgctgtacagtacatggaacttcaaaaataacaaaaaaacaactCACTGACGCCCCCTGGGGGCTTGACGTGTATCAGAGACACCCTAGCAGAATCCTTGCAAGGATAGGAGCCTTTGATCGTTAGCGCCACCACGTGGACGGAGCAGAAGGATTCTGCATTATCGTGTTTCGGAAGCCACCGGGCTCCACTGACTTGCTATTAGTATCGCCCTATAGCAGCACGATGGGTTGTTACTTTACACTTTgtgcaatttttattattttttttatacgttTCTGATCGCAGAAACGTAAAGGAagaagaatttttaaaaaatcagtgTTCTGGAGGCAACGTTCTGTGGATGCCCTCGAAAGCACCGTGGGCTGCCTTAACATGAGGCACCGGAGGACGCTTCGCctttattttccatttatttattcGGAGTAGTATTGTTCGCCGTGTGTATTTCAGGAGGTcactaaacagattttttttatttttatcatcatTTTATCTGTTGGATCAGCCTTTAAAttcattagtgtttaatgaggttacGAGGCACTGACTGCCTCAAACTCAACAGCATTGGTTCTACGcagaaggaattttttttaacaaatgacTGCTCTgatccagaaacagtgccaccctTATCTGTGGCGGAGTCTGgtactgcaggtcagctttattgAAGTGAATTGCAATATCCTATGCATCCTGGAAGGAAgtggtggcgctgtttctggaagaaatctgccatttttttctaatcctgtaaaATCCCATTAATATTGGGAGTAGATGGCAAACTGTCCAATGTGTGCTCATTTACTGAAAGTAAAAACTGTCTtgcttgcccatagcaaccaatctccGTAAGTGCTCTTGAAAAAACGAAAGCAGCTCTGCgtcggttgccatgggcaacactTAATTTGGACAGTTTTCTTGTATgcctggagtgttcctttaaaagAGTAGTCCTCCAGATTTGCTTTAGCAACATGAAATTAGTGCAATTTGACTTGGTTATTGGGAACCGATTATTGTGTGCCGGGCTATGTAACTGACAAACATTTTATGtacaggtgtagcagagctgaatttgtcatcTTGTGTGCattactataaggcctctttcacacgagcgagtattccgtgcgggtgcaatgtgtgcccgcacggaatccggaccacttcatttcaatgggtctgtgtacatgagcgttggttttcacgcatcacttgtgcgttgcgtgaaaatcgcagcatgttctatattctgcgattttttttttttttttttttttttttttttcacgcaacgcaggccccatagaaatgaatggtggtgtgtaaaaaaacaaaccaaaaaaaaacaacacatcgcATACGCAAtaaagtgcgattttcacggatggttgctaagagatgctgttagtaaacattcagttttttatcacgtgcgtgcaaaacgcattaaaacgcattgcacccgtgcggaaaaaactgaacgcggtcgcaaacaaaactgaacacCTCCTcaccgcatccggacacgctcgtctgtaaggggcctaagggctcatgcacatgacaatctgcaaattgcgtatccgcaaagcacggatactggccgtgtgcgttgTGCAttatgcagaacggaacagccggcgcctaatagaacagtcctatccttgtctgtaatgcggacaataataggacatgttctattttttagcggaACGGCAGTGCGGAGATATGGACACAGAACGCACACtgagtcttttccttttttttaaaaaattttttccggccccattaaagtgaatggttcagcATACGGGGCGCAAAAAACccagaacagacacggaaaaaaaatacatttgtgtgcatgagccctaactgtacttacagttgctaaattcgggAAAAATACGTACTTACGTAAGCCCCATCCATTTCGACCTAGGACCCCCTGAATTCCTGCAGGGACTGTTTCTAAAAATTTTGTtcagtccctgcaaatttgggACTGTTGGCAATTATGCAGTAGTTGAAAACCACAGAttgcctctgctacatctgacaaattcagctctgctacatacatatatatatatctccagtAGAGAATGCAGTAAGTGTCCTGCTAATGAAGAGAAAATGCTTGGTTTCAGTCACGCAGGGACAGATGTAATGAGACATTAGCTATGAAGGAACAGGCAGTGCACTAAAGACAGTTCTCCGACACTAAATCTGCCCATAGACATGCAGTAGTTAAGTTGTCAGATATTCCCTCCTTAATGGGTAAGGTTGTCGAGAAGAGTGGACCCCGTCTGAGCTACATTTTCCCTAATACCAGCCCAGATCCCCATAGACCTTTCACTTCTTTGATGGGTTTCCTTGCTGACGGTCTCCATTCAATATGGCGACCGATCCTGCACCCTTGCTGACTGTCTCTGCTGAATGTGGCAACTGTTCCCCCCATTGCTGCTTACCCTTTAAACTAAATATCAtcctttccccccaaaaaaaataagtatTAGTTCTgatggactacaactcccagctgggGCTCGCGTTAGTCAGCAGGCCAGGCCCGATATAAAGGGAGGATCCAGATTTAATTTCTCAGCAATATCCAGATCTTCAGAGATTCTGCGCAACATTTCACGTATCCTGCGGCGTCTTTCCATTCATGTGTGAGGCTGACAAAGCCGAAATTACCTCAAAGAATCGCcatgaccccccccacccccacccccccgcgGGGCCCCATGTGCCGCCCTGACATGTATGAGCTCTTTATATTCTGTAACAGAACTGCGGTATTAGTACATGTTAGATGGAAGTTTTTATTGTTCTTTTTCGATGGGGATGGCGGCTTTAAACTGGAACGAAATGAACTATTTTATTATATTCACGCGGGATTTGTGTAGCCGTATGTTTGCAGGCGATACGCGAGGCAGTTCTCAAAACAGCGCCGCCCCTGTCCTCAGGTTGTGCATGGTATTGCTGCGGTTGAGTCGACACCTACCTAGCTGCTCACAGTACGGACAAGAATTATTTCAGTGGTCAGAGACTTGTAATGCGATGTCGGCGGTTTTTGCACAGGGATGtatcctaaaggggttgtctgagatgaaAAAAGTGTATCCCCCCCGAAACAGCGCCTCTATAGGCCATTTTttttgtattgcagctcagttatcCATCATGTTATGCCACCCCTTTAACTGCGCCACTTTGACCCTGACCGGCAGCCGGTAAAGAGTTCATATCCTGCCTTACCCTTACCAAACGTAATTGCCTAGTTCCCGTTTCACGCTGAAGCCAAAGGTCTTGTgaataaaggcaaaaaaaaaaaaaagcagttacCCGCGGCAACCAGTCTGACCAATTCAGATTGGCATATCGGTTTTTGATACATGAAGATTCCTTTGTGTTTCGCGTCTTACGTTTTTGGGTGCAAATAGGTGCGGGCGTGCACTACAGCTCAGCCAATCACATTGCAGAGAGGAAAACCGGATTGGGGGCGTGCAAACTCTGCAGTCTGATTTGCTATGGAACAGCGGATGGTTTAGAACGAATGGAACAGGGAAGCTGTGGGGGGACGTCGCCCCCAGGCTCGTCATTGACCGCTCTGGTTCCCACGGTCTATATAGAACCTGTCCGTATCTATTACGTGTGACGCAGGCGTCACGTCgtgtattattttttgtttccttGGCTTTTGTTATTTCCAGGCGTTTACTGGCATGTATGTTAATCATGTTAGcactatatatgtataaatatattattattattattatgttttgttttttttcacttgtGTAACATCTGCAGGATCAATTATCGTTGTGGTACTAAGTTTTACAAGCGCTCACGATATTACAGATGTGAGAGGAATTGCATGTTTTAATGTATGTTCTGATTTATCAGGTACTTTATTACCGTTGTTTTCTATTATGAGGTTTTTGTGTTTTTGATACTTTAATAAATATGAGATGGAAAATCCAGTTTGCTCTTTGGTGTTTTATATTGACAGTCGGCGTGAGACGGGTACCGAGGgtcaggcctcgttcacatttccgattCTCACTGACGTGTGCCGTCCTCATTTTTCCACAGTCAGCACACGTACCTATTTATTTTAAtgtctgttcacacatcagtagcTTTATACTGACCGCGGATCAGTGAAAACATTGCGGAGACATGCATTACTTTGGACCAAACgcgcccattaaagtctatgggtctgtgaaaaaacactgacacaaaacagatggcatccgtgtttggTGCGTTTTTCACTAATAGGGGATGCTCTGGAAATTCATTTACAGCTGAGCACTGTCCGaggaacacggatgacacacgtaGGGCAAAAAACGGACGCACTGACCAAACACGGATTCTTCACTGATTAAAACacggatggattttttttttcacggacgtcaaacagacatggaaatgtgaacgaggcctcagTGTTTGACCAGTGATttttatcagtgattgtgagccaaaaaccaCCCCAACACGGcacttccatcttgcctccagccgcaaaactccagctcagacaccaactgatggaagCCTCTCTGAACCAACCAAATGcctcaactatgagagtccagcccccaaCCTGGAGGCCCTCCCATTTTCCATACCATCcaataccaccagcttctatgaccttccACCGCCAACAACGCACAGCTTGACTCTCGCGCCGCAAGCCTGCGCTTTCCTCCAAACACCTAGCGCCCTCTCAATACCTCCCTGCAGGTCCAAGGACCACAAATCAATCCCCACTGCGTTCAAATGAAcgccatcagccctccaaaaacctccGGTACCCGCCTCCAAATCAGTATGCCGAACCACcaccgccccattcctggccacAAACTTACCaaccgccctattcactttaatccgCGTCTTATTCAAACGCTCCTTGACTTCCGATACACAATGTCCGACTAAACTTTTATTAAACCCGGGAACAATGACCACAACCGTAAAAGATCTAATTTTATGTCCTTGATCAACTCCCTACATGACTGAACTCCCAGATCATTGCCCCTGACATGCAGCACCAGGATATCAGGGGAGCGATCTAGATGAGCATGACGATGCACCTCCCCCATCACAttcccccacaacatacctctacgCCCGATCCATCTTATGATCGCCGCATCCCTCCCAATCCCCAACTGTCGCCTGTTCGGCCTTACGTCTGCCCGAAGAGCCCCCCAAAAACGAACAAGTGCCCCAGAATCCACACTAAAGCAGCCGCACCACCTGAAACACATAGAGGAGAGAAAGAAAAAGGGGGAACAAGACACAGCATTAATAAACAACAACGCCTTACAAACCCCCCAAACGCACGTATGACTTAAAATGATCAGATTCCCATCTCTTAATCTTCTTGATCACCTCATCACCCAAACCCAGTCGTGCCGCCTCAGTCGCTGCCCCAATCCGGAAGGAATGACTCGTGAAGAGTCCATTCCCAACGTTGCTAAACATTTTTTGAAAACTGCCACAAACTGAAACCTTGACAAAAACGACCCGTCCTCTTGCCGCAAAAGAGGACCCACACCGACCCAGTCAGCCCCCGCCCTATAATCCCTCAAACAACTGACCGGGCATACCAAGCAACCCGGCACCGCATACAATGACACACTACAACCC
The sequence above is a segment of the Bufo bufo chromosome 4, aBufBuf1.1, whole genome shotgun sequence genome. Coding sequences within it:
- the ATF3 gene encoding cyclic AMP-dependent transcription factor ATF-3 → MQPARERGTRIVRSTVAALTHTQLACAWPGLAGILHSAAGSHQSRKKMMLQHPGQGSASEVSASATLPCLSPTMTFAFEDFTNLTPLVKEELRFAIQSKRLATRPPCSLDSVVVADSPIEMTVTKTEFVPVEDERKQRRRERNKVAAAKCRNKKKEKTDCLQKESEKLESINAELKAQIEQLKNEKQHLIYMLNLHRPTCIVRAQNGRTPEDERNLFIQQIKEGALQNLVTEGVN